In the genome of Curtobacterium sp. MCLR17_036, the window GGACGTCGAGACCCTCGGCAGCCTCGAGAACGCCCTGCTCGAGTACCCGGGTTGCGCCGTGGTGATCACGCACGACCGGTGGTTCCTCGACCGCATCGCCACCCACATCCTCGCGTGGGAGGGCCTCAACGAGGACGGCACGCCGAACTGGTACTGGTTCGAGGGCAACTTCGAGGCGTACGAGGAGAACAAGATCGAGCGCCTCGGTGCCGACGCCGCGAAGCCGGGCCGGTCGACGTACCGCAAGCTCACGCGCGACTGACCGGCGTGACGAGACTGCACGCTCCGATCCGCATGCGGTGGAGCGACATCGACGCGTACGGTCACGTCAACAACTCCGCGATGCTGCGCCTGCTCGAAGAGGCGCGCATCGTGGGGTTCTGGGGCGCCGACCCCGACGAGCGGTCGGCGGACGGCAGCATCCCGGAGCCGATCATCGACGGTCGTCCGGGTTCCGGCACGATGACCGTCATCGCCGGGCAGCGGCTCGAGTACCTCGCGTCCATCCCGTACCTGCGGCAGCCGCTCGACATCCAGATGTGGATCGGGCGGCTCGGCGGCGCGAGCATCGACGTGTCGTACGAGGTCTGGTCTCCGGTGGGGCAGGACCCCGCCGTGCTCTACACCCGGGCGACGACGGCGCTCGTGATGGTCGACGCCGCGTCGAACCGTCCTCGTCGCCTGACCGCTCCCGAGCGGGCGGCGTGTGAGGCGTACCTCGAGGAGCCGGTCACCTTCAGCCGGCCCTAGCGGCGCCGGGGGACCGCGCCGGGCACACGCGACACCGCCACCGACGCGGGGACCGACACCGACCTCACAACAGCACCGGCACCGCTCGGGGCCCGTCACCGGCACCGGCACGGCCCGCGACCCGCAAGCGGTCCCGCAGGGGTCAGCGCGGGACCCGCATCATGCCCTCCTGCGCCACGGTGGCGAGCAGCCGTCCGTCGCGCGAGAACATCCGGCCGAGGGCCAGGCCCCGTCCGCCCTGAGCGCTGGGGGACTCCTCGACGAAGAGCACCCAGTCGTCCGCCCGGCCGTCGCGGTGCCACCACATCGCGTGGTCGAGGCTCGCGCTCTTCACGCCGGGCGTGCCCCAGGCGACACCGTGGCGGCGCATGATCGGCTCGAGGATCGACAGGTCGCTCGCGTAGCCGAGCACCGCGCGGTGCAGGGCGCGGTCCTCCGGCAGGTCGCCCTGCACGCGGAACCACACGGCCTGGTGCGCCACGTGCTCGCCCTGCACGTCGACGAACACGGGACCCTCGACGTGGCGCAGGTCGATGGAGCGCTCGGCCCAGGCCTGCGCCACCGGGTGGTCGATCGCGGACAGGATCGACGCCGCCGACGGCAGGGACTCCGGGTCGGGGACGTCCACCGGGACGGCGTCCTGGTGCTCGACCCCGGTGTCGGGCGCCTGGAACGAGGCGATCATCGAGAAGATCGGCACCCCCTGCTGGTACGCCTGCACGCGGCGGGTCGCGAACGACCGGCCGTCGTGGATGCGCTCGACGCCGAACGTGATCGGGGCGTCGATGTCGCCGGGGCGCAGGAAGTAGCCGTGCATCGAGTGGATGTCGCGGCCCTCGATGGTGGCCTGTGCGGCGACGATGCACTGCGCGAGCACCTGCCCGCCGAACACCCGCCCGCCGGGTGACCAGTGGCTGACGCCGGTCAGGATGGTCTCGCCGGTGCTCGCGCCCGTGTCCTCGAGTCGCAGGGTCCGCAGGAAGTCCGGTTCTCCGTTCACGTGGTGCAGTCTACGAACGGCCGGACGGCACCGGTGCACCCGGGCACGGCCGGTAGGATCGGAGCCGACATGAGCACCTCGTTCACGCTTCCCGACGCCGCCTCACTGGGTGACCTCCGCACCTACCTCGGGCGGGCAGCCCGGATCGAGGACGGTTCGGTGCGGCTCATCGCCGACTCCGGTGTCCTCGCGGTGTACACGGCGATCCTCTACCCGCTCGGCCTGCTCGACGAGCTGCCGACCGTGCTGGGGCTGCGCACGTTCTCGTTGACCGAGCCCGCGACGATCGACGCCGTCGTGCCGTTGCAGTCGCTGCTCGAGCGGCTCCGCCTGCTGGCCGAGGCGCAGGACGCCGAGCACGCCGAGGGTGCCGACCCGACGCGGGCGACCCCGATCGAGGTCGAGCTCCCGCACGAGGTCCACACGGTGACGTGGGCGGCCATCTCGCCGCCGCGTGGCGGGTGGGTGCCCCTGCCGGACGTCTCGCCGGAGCTCCTGCGACGCGCCACGCGCGACGGCATCACCGAGGTCGCCGAGGCCGTGCCGTCGAACGCCGGCGAGGCCATCGTCCGCAAGGTCCGCTCCGAGGTCTGGGGGCGACCGGTTCCGGGCATCGAGCACCTGCCCGCCGGGGCCGGGTTCGCCGGCGAGAGCCTGGGGTTCCTCGGGCACGACCCGGTCCGGCTGTTCGAGACCGGTCCGTGGAGCCGGCTCACGACGTCGCGCGGGCACGTGCTCGTGAAGCGTCGGGCCTGGACGCTCTCCCTCTGACGCTCTCACTCTGACGGGCGCCGCTGCGACCGCCGGTGGTTGGGTGGGGGCATGCACGTCTTCCTCACCGGCGCGTCCGGCTTCATCGGCTCCTCCGTCCTGCGTGCGCTGGTGGCGCACGGGCACGACGTCACCGCCCTCGTCCGTTCCGACGAGAAGGCGCAGCGCGTCCGTGACGCCGGGGGTGACGCGGTCGTCGGTGACCTGACCGACGCCGCGGTCGTCGACCGCCTGCTGCAGGAGCACGACGGTGTCGTGCACACCGCGTCGGCGCCCGACGTCGACCCGGACTTCGTCCGCGCGGTCCTCGCGGCGTTCGACGGCACCGGCAAGCCCTTCGTGCACACCGGCGGCGTCTTCACCTTCGGCGACTCGACGGACATCTCCGAGCAGTCGCCGGTCGACCCGCCCGCGCTGACCGCGTGGCGGACCGCGAACGAGGCCGCCGTCCGGGCGAGCGCCGTGCGCACCACGATCGTCGCGCCGGGCATCGTGTACGGGCACGGCGGCGGCATCCCCACGATGTTCGTCGGCGACGGCACGGAACCGGTGCGGCTCGTCGGTGACGGATCGCAGCGCTGGACCACGGTGCACGTCGACGACCTCGGCGAGCTCTACGTCCTCGCCCTGGAACGCGCCGAGCAGGACGGCTCCGTCGTCGCCGTGAACGGGGACGCCCCGACGGTGCGCGAGCTCGCCGAGGCCGGCGCACACGGCTCGCCGGTGGTCGCCGAGAGCGCCGACGACAGCCGCGCACGCCTCGGGACCGACTTCGCCGACGCACTGCTCCTGCACCAGGAGGCGACGGGCGCGCACGCGCGCGCCGCGTACGGCTGGGCCCCGGCCCACCCGTCACTGGTCGCGGACCTGGCGGACGGGTCCTACCGGGTGTGAGGTGACCGGGTGGCGGCCGGGAGGCCCGTGGCCGTGTCCGCCACGGGCCTCCCGGCCGTCATGGATCGCGGCAGACCGCCGGGCGTCAGTCGAACGTGTTCGTCATGGCGTGCGCGGCTCGGTCGAGGTACGCCCAGAGCTCGGCTTCGTCGAGGGGTGCGAGCCCGAGCGACTCGACGGCCGTGCGCATGTGCTGCAGCCAGTGCTCGCGTGCCTCCGACGTGATGCGGAAGGGCATGTGCCGCATCCGCAGGCGCGGGTGCCCGCGCTCCTCGCTGTAGGTGCCCGGTCCGCCCCAGTACTGCTGCAGGAACGACGACAGCCGCCAGATCGCGCCGTCGAGGTCGTCGGCCGGGTACATCGGCCAGATCACGTCGTCCTGCCGGACGCCCTCGTAGAAGCGGCGGACCAGGCGGTCGAAGGTGGGTGCCCCGCCGATGCGGTCGAACAGCGACCCGGTGGCGGCGGCCCCGTTCGCGCCGACTCGCAGCGTGATCGGCTGCCCCGGGGTGCCGGGCGTACCGGGCATGCCGTTCGGCGGCGTGGGGTCGGTCATCTGGGGTCGTTCCCGTCGTCGGGGCGGTCGGTCTGGGCCGGCTTGCCGAGCAGGGTGCGCCGGGGGCGGCGGGGCTGCGTCGGAGCGGGGGTTGGCTGCGTGCGGACGGTGCGCAGGCCGTTGATCGAGGTGGCGTTCTCCCAGCCCTCGGGCATGATCATCGCCATCGCGGGCAGGGTGATGCCGAGCTCGTCGACGGCGCGCTTCAGGCGGGTGCGGAGCTCGCGGCCGACGACGTCGAGCTCGGAGGCACGGGTCTTCACGACGAGCCGGAACACCATGCCGTCGTCGGAGATCGACTGCAGCCCCCAGATCTCCGGCTTCTCGACGATGCGCTGCCGCCAACGGGGCTCCTGCGACATCGTGACCGCTGCCCGGAGCAGGGCGTCCTGCACGGCGTCGATGTCGGTGTCGTAGGGGACCGTGATGTCGACGAGCACGCGCGACCAGCCCTGCGACAGGTTGCCGACCCGCAGGATCTGCCCGTTCGGGACGAACCACAGGATCCCGTTGACGTCGCGGATCTGCATGACCCGAAGGCCGACGTTCTCGACCACGCCCGTGGCCTGGCCGGTGTCGACGACGTCACCAACGCCGGCTTGGTCCTCGAGGATCATGAAGACGCCGGAGAGCAGGTCCTTGACGATCGACTGCGCGCCGACGGCGAGCCCGGCGGCGACGAGGGAGGCGCCGCCGACGATCCCGACGGCGGCGTTCGGGATCGCGACCGGGATGATGATCGCGAGCGCGATGACGACCACGACGACCGTCGCCAGGTTCTCGAGCACGCTCCCGAGGGTCCGGGTGCGCTGGACCACGCGGGCGGTCTGCACCGGGGACGCGACGAGCGCCTGGGTGTCCTCGGCACCCTGCCGCTTCTTCACGCCGTTCACGACACGGTCGACGACCTGCTTGATCATGCGTCGGAGGAGCAGCCGCAGCACGATCGCCGCCAGGATCGTGATGACGATCGTGATGGGGACGTGCCAGGCGTCGACGAACTGGGTGAATGCGTTGGACGCCCACTTCGGGACGTCGGTGGTGTCTGCAGCCGAGATCATGTCCGGTCGATGGTAGGGGGACGGGGTGTGGTGTCCCTGGAGGAACGCCACACCCCGTCCGGGTGGGTG includes:
- a CDS encoding acyl-CoA thioesterase II; its protein translation is MNGEPDFLRTLRLEDTGASTGETILTGVSHWSPGGRVFGGQVLAQCIVAAQATIEGRDIHSMHGYFLRPGDIDAPITFGVERIHDGRSFATRRVQAYQQGVPIFSMIASFQAPDTGVEHQDAVPVDVPDPESLPSAASILSAIDHPVAQAWAERSIDLRHVEGPVFVDVQGEHVAHQAVWFRVQGDLPEDRALHRAVLGYASDLSILEPIMRRHGVAWGTPGVKSASLDHAMWWHRDGRADDWVLFVEESPSAQGGRGLALGRMFSRDGRLLATVAQEGMMRVPR
- a CDS encoding thioesterase family protein, translating into MRWSDIDAYGHVNNSAMLRLLEEARIVGFWGADPDERSADGSIPEPIIDGRPGSGTMTVIAGQRLEYLASIPYLRQPLDIQMWIGRLGGASIDVSYEVWSPVGQDPAVLYTRATTALVMVDAASNRPRRLTAPERAACEAYLEEPVTFSRP
- a CDS encoding mechanosensitive ion channel domain-containing protein; translation: MISAADTTDVPKWASNAFTQFVDAWHVPITIVITILAAIVLRLLLRRMIKQVVDRVVNGVKKRQGAEDTQALVASPVQTARVVQRTRTLGSVLENLATVVVVVIALAIIIPVAIPNAAVGIVGGASLVAAGLAVGAQSIVKDLLSGVFMILEDQAGVGDVVDTGQATGVVENVGLRVMQIRDVNGILWFVPNGQILRVGNLSQGWSRVLVDITVPYDTDIDAVQDALLRAAVTMSQEPRWRQRIVEKPEIWGLQSISDDGMVFRLVVKTRASELDVVGRELRTRLKRAVDELGITLPAMAMIMPEGWENATSINGLRTVRTQPTPAPTQPRRPRRTLLGKPAQTDRPDDGNDPR
- a CDS encoding globin; protein product: MTDPTPPNGMPGTPGTPGQPITLRVGANGAAATGSLFDRIGGAPTFDRLVRRFYEGVRQDDVIWPMYPADDLDGAIWRLSSFLQQYWGGPGTYSEERGHPRLRMRHMPFRITSEAREHWLQHMRTAVESLGLAPLDEAELWAYLDRAAHAMTNTFD
- a CDS encoding NAD-dependent epimerase/dehydratase family protein — its product is MHVFLTGASGFIGSSVLRALVAHGHDVTALVRSDEKAQRVRDAGGDAVVGDLTDAAVVDRLLQEHDGVVHTASAPDVDPDFVRAVLAAFDGTGKPFVHTGGVFTFGDSTDISEQSPVDPPALTAWRTANEAAVRASAVRTTIVAPGIVYGHGGGIPTMFVGDGTEPVRLVGDGSQRWTTVHVDDLGELYVLALERAEQDGSVVAVNGDAPTVRELAEAGAHGSPVVAESADDSRARLGTDFADALLLHQEATGAHARAAYGWAPAHPSLVADLADGSYRV